In one window of Photobacterium leiognathi DNA:
- a CDS encoding oxaloacetate decarboxylase subunit gamma: MTDLGDTLWQAAVIMATGMVVVFVFLSILIFLVKLLAKLAPAEPIEAPQTVKSAVTPNQNGIKPDVIAAISAAVHQYRQAKSSS; this comes from the coding sequence ATGACTGATCTGGGAGATACGCTGTGGCAAGCAGCGGTAATTATGGCAACAGGAATGGTTGTTGTATTTGTCTTTCTATCAATCCTTATTTTTTTGGTGAAACTGTTGGCAAAACTTGCGCCAGCAGAGCCAATTGAAGCGCCTCAAACTGTCAAATCGGCAGTGACCCCAAATCAAAACGGTATTAAACCTGATGTGATTGCAGCGATCTCAGCCGCTGTGCATCAGTATCGCCAAG